Below is a genomic region from Mesorhizobium sp. NZP2298.
GGGTTACAGTTCGTGCGGGTGTTCAGTTGAACTTCAAGATCAACGAGTGGCAAACGGTGGTCGAGGGCAGCCCAACCGAGATGCAGCAGATCCTCATGAATCTGTGCAAGAACGCGTCGGAGGCTGTCTTGAACGAGGGCCGCGTCGAGGTTAGCGTTTCTCGCGCCCAGGTGTGCCAAACCAAGCCGCTGGCTCAGGGCACCTTGAGACCTGGAGATTACGTTCTCCTCTCCATCAGCGACGATGGCCCAGGAATCGCAAGTTCGATACTTCCGCATGTCTTTGAGCCCTTTTTTACCACTCGCTCTCTCGTCGGCGGGACCGGGCTGGGTCTTGCTGCGGTTGACAGGCACGTGAGCGCGCTCGCAGGATGCCTAGACGTCACCTCGGTTGTTGGCCGAGGTACGCGCTTTGATATCTACTTGCCAGCCTCCGAGGATGAGCCAGTCAACGCTGACGTCACTTTCGGCCCATACAACGGATCACCGGCCAACGGCGGAATCATTGCAGTCGTGGAGCCCGATCCAGCAGAGTTGGAGATTCACAAGGACAATATCGCCGCGCTGGGTTATGAGCCGATCGGCTTCGCGACCTTCGAAAGTCTTTGCGGCTGGATCGAGAGCGGGAAGGCAGCTGACCTGCTGATTTTGGCGAAGACGGCTTTCCTCGAGCGAGGACGGGCCGAGTCCGTATGCCCGGCCATCATGACGGTGCCTTTCATAGTCATCGGTGACATCGACCCCATGCCGGTCACCTCTGACAATCAGGCCTTCGTCCTTCGGCTAGCGAGACCGGTCTCGTCCAGGACAATAGAGCATGCGATTCGTATAATGATGATGGCGTGATGCCGCCGACTCGCTCATTCTATGCAAGTAATGTGAGAAGGCCTGGCAAAAGACATCGAAGCAGAACAAAACGACGCGTCGCATCACAATGGACTTATCGATCCCGAGACGTTGTTCTAGCCTTAGTGCTTGTTAAGGAGGTCGGCTACTGTCTCTCCCCGTCGCCGGGCATCGGCGGCGAGCCATACCTCTCCCACCTCGTACAGGTCACCTTGGGTGTGGAACGGCACAATGACGTCAACGGCAGCCGACAGCATGTCAAGAAGCGTTCGATCTTCCACAGCGGCTCCTTGCGGGCTGCTCTTGACGAGGGAAAAGAGCTTTTTGAAGCCCTGGACCGGATCAGCCCCATGGATCGTTGATATTGATCCCGCATGGCCGGAGACGACTTCGCTAAGGTAGGCCCATGCAGCATCATCGCGCATCTCGCCGAGCAATATTCGGTCAGGGCGCATGCGCAAGCTCGCTTGCAGCAGTTGCTCGGCTGTCACCGCACCTACGCCGGCTCGGTCCTTCGGATAGAGTAACCGGACATGGTTCTCGTGCGGGATTACAAGCTCCAGCGTGTCCTCGATACTTATCAGTCTCTCTTGCGGGGGTATAGCGTTGATCAAAGTCTTGCTCATTGTCGTTTTGCCGCTTCCAGTAGGTCCGCAAAGCAGCATCGTGAGCCGTCCCGAAACACACGCTTGCAAAAACTTCTCCAAGTCACCATCGTCGTATTGCTGAAGAATAGTTTGGTCCTGCCGCTCTTGGCGCTGTTTTCGTGACCGCCATTGATTCCAGCGTGAGTATTCGTAGCGAGAAGAAACTTCCTTCAGTTCGGTCACACGACTTGAAGGACGCCGTATCGTCAGGCTTACTGTTCCTGAGGGAACAGCGGGCGGCAAACAGATCTGCAGCCGCTCCCCGTTCGGCAGCTCAGTCGCACAGAGGGGGCTTTGCGGTCCGACATCTTGCTTGCGCAGCGCTCCAGCGAGAATCGCGATGTCCTCCAGATCGTTATAACCTAGTGGTAGCGGATGTTTCGTGAAGACGCCGGCTTGTCGCACAAACGCTTCCCCAGGCCGGTTGATAGCGACCTCTTCGGTCCTCGGCTCCTCAAGCCATTTCAGAACGGGGTCGAGAAGCAAACGCAATTGAGGGTCAGCCTCCGATCGCATTGTTGTCTCTCCGGCGTTGGCGATGTTGGGGGGCTGGCGCCACGACGGTTGCCGTGAGACCGTATACATCCGAGAAATCGAGGTCGCGAGCCACAAAGATGGATACAGCATCTCCCTGGTTTTTCTTCAGGGTTGGCGGGATGTTGACCGTCGCTCTCAGTGTCGTCTCGACGGCTTGTCCGCCATTGCTCTGGAAGCTGTTGATGCCGCTTCCTCCGCCAGAGCTCGCCGCGTATTGACCGGCCGCCTGGAACGCGCCTTGAAGGACGCTCATCAGCATTGCTCCGCCAAAGCGTTCCCGGAAGTGATTATCCACCGTGCCAGGCACTCCGGAGCGGCCGAGCTCGTCAGCGCCCGGCGATGCTATCGAAACGAGGGCATGGTCAGGTGTTTCGATGCGCGTCCACAGCACGAAGACACGCGCATCCCCCTGTTCGAGACCATGCTGGATCTCGCCAATCACGGTCGTCCCACGATCCAAGAGCACGACATTGTTGGTGGCGCCGCGGACGTCTTTAGGTAAGACGCACTTCACATAACCGGGTAAATTTGTGTCGACTGCCGTTTGCAAAAGGCAAGGAATGATCGTTCCCTGAGTAATCACGAGATCAGGGTGCGGCAAAAGTGTGGCCCGGCTCGGCTCCTGTATGTCTGGCTTCAATCGGCCCGACAGGTCGCCACCGATCGAAATCTCATCCGCGGTCGCGGGAGCATCCTTGTGGTCGTCTTCGCTCCGCTGAGCCACGTCGGGCTTTTGACTGCTGCTGCTGTAGGCGAAAATTGGTGACTCCTCGGGCGGCGGTTCAGCTGCCGCGGGTTGCGGCGTGGATGGCGCAGGATCTGCCGCCTGCGCCGCCTTTGCAGGTGCTGGAGGTTCGGGAGCAAGCTCAATAGGCACGGGGCGAAACGGCTCGGCGTTCGGGGAAATTGGCGGGTTTGGCTGAGATGGTTCGTCTTGTGTGCTGGGACGACTTCCGAGCCAGATGAGCGACAGAGATGAGATGAGAACAAGACCGGCGACGGCCAATTTCTGTGATCCCGAAACATGCCGGCGGGCCGGCTCCGAGACCAACGATGCGGATGCATTTACATCGTGTCCCGACTGTGGGCCGGTTTCATTCATCGGCCCGAGCCTTTCAAAACGCGCCACACGTCGGGTCTCACTGTACCGGTCCCCGGCGCTTGTCCAACAGGATCATATGCCCTGTTGAAAATCGACAATACCGTATTGCCATCTCTCAGACGCCATTCCCGGGCGACTGCGGCTACTTCAACAAAGTCGCCTTTGACTGTGAAGTTGGCAGCGGCTTCCTTGCCGTCGGGATTGATAATGTAGAGGGAGGGGATACGGGAATTGCTTGCGAAGCCAAATACGGTGGTAAAGCCATTGTCGAAAACCTGCAGCGGCGCCAGCGATCGATCGCCCTTTGCGACGTAGTGAAAATTCCTTTCGTCGGAACTGGCAGTTGTACCGGGCCGATTCAACAAATCCTGAACCCTCTGTTCCTGCAGCACCTTTGCCCGGGCCTGACCAAGAATCGAGCGCTTTTCTGCTGCCTGTCTCAAAGCAGCGGCCTCATCACCGGGATAGGTGAACTGCACACTGTAGTATAAGTCAGGTTGCTGCTCATCTAACTTTGGCATCGCTCTCGTTGAAATGCTGAAGACATATCTGCGGGTACCGGACTCACTGTCGGCCAGAACGACGACCGGCTGCGGCGGCAGGATCCGGCTGGCCTTGAAGAACAGGTAGTTGGCGCGTGGGAGCGCAGCCAGGTCTTTGCTATTGGAAACGGCCACGGCTGCAACGGTCTCGTTGGCCGCGAATGTGACGACCAGCGTTGCCCCCACCGCGGTCGACAGGCGCACCACTTCGTCGGGACGGTAAGCCAAGTAGCGCATCCGCGCATCATGCTTGCCGGCAAGCGGGGTGTCTTCCGCGGAAGCCTCCAGCGTTAAGAGTAGTGAACAGGCCAGTGCGAGAAACGCTCTTTTTGTCATGGCTGCACGTCACCCAGGTTCGACACGCTATCTTCCGAGGTTTGATAGGAAGTGACGAGTAGACCTCCCGGATTGGTGAGCCTTGATTGGGCAGGCAGATCTGTCAGGCGCTCGTAGCGGATGGTTGCTGTCCAGGTGGTCACCAACGGCATCTGCCCATCGATGGAAAGGGTGCGTTTGTATCGGATCTGTTGAACGTCCGGACTGATGTCGTTTGAGGAAATATGCCCGACTTCGAGCTTGCCGAGCTTGCCGACTGTGACTTGCGGCGAGGTGGGATTCGGATAATTGAAGAACTCTTGATATTGCTGCCGCACAGCCGGTGCGCTGAAACTGGATACGAGGTCATAGCCGTATTGGGCGGAATCGGCTGTGTAGCTCTCGCGCAGGCGTACATATTCCCACAGCGAAGCATTTATGACGGCTCGCTCTTGGGTTGCCGGCAGTCGAGAGACTGACACTTCGCTGTCAACTGTTCCATCCGGGCGTACCCAGAGGAAGACAGGTACGAGCTTGGCCAACGGGACCATGGCAGCGATGGTAAATGCCTGCGCAACATTTCCTAGGACCGCCGCTGCCGCAAAGGCTATGAGGGCCTTTGACAGGCGCCGCGCAGACTTCGCTCGTGAAGTTTGAAACGCTTCCACCTTCTTATAGTGGGCGGCTAGCGTTTCTCTCTCCACCAGAAGGGCATGTTCAGGAAATTTCACTTGGGCTCTTTCGCACATTCGACTTCAAGATCTTCAGGGGAGGTTTCCCATTGTCCCACGTTCAGTTGGAATGGCGAACCCGTGCAGGTCGCAAGCTTATCGGTTGTCTTGCATGCCGCCAAAGCCAGTATTGACAAAAGTAGATAGTATTTCATGTTGAGGTACCGCGCTTGTCGATTGATTAACCACCTGCCGTTTTGGCAATGCGGCGATTGAGGCTGCTAAGAGATTGGTTCGCACCTGCCCAAGAACCGCCGGCTATGCTGCTGGCGATCGTCGGAAGCGCGACGATCAGGGCGTCACCAGCTAGGAAAAGCATATCGAGCTCGTAAAGCCCGATGATCTTGGCTGCTGTCGTACCCTTGTATTTGATCACCGCAAGCATGACTCCCAGCGCGACTGATTCGGCCGCGATAACTATCGTTGCAACGATGTTGAGGAGGACAAGCAGCAGCCCGTATGAAAGCAGTTGGCCGATCCATCTGGTAGCCATGTCTCGAGTGTGATCAAAAAGATAGCCTACAAGAACGAGGGGGCCGATCGCCAGGAGCACCTTCGTCAGAATTCCAACGGCATCATAGATCTCGAACGCTGTCCAGAGCGCGCCGTACAAAATCCATTGCGCTCCCTGGAAGGCAAGTATGTCCTGCTGATTCATTGGCCCAATTTCGGAAGCAATCCGCTGAAAGGCACTCTGACTTGCAGCGAACATTACGTCGAGCTTCTGGGGGATACCGATGAAGGGCAAGTGGCTTCCGCTGATCTGGTGAGCAAGCTTTGGAATCGTGTCGTCGAAGACCGATTCAATGTACAGCTGATAGTTGGCCTGCCCTAAGATGAGGGCGACGACAATCGATACCGTGACTACGCGCGAGATACCTCCGCGCGCGTCGACTTGACCGCGCATGACCAGAAAGCCTTGGATTATGATCCAGAGCGTGACGCACGCAACCAGAGGCGCACTGACCGCCTCTTGGACGTTTCCAATCACTTTGTGCAGCCCCAACGTAAAGGCCTCATGAAAGATCACGTGTATGGCCGTGAATGGCGCAGGAATTCTGAAAACCATTGCGTGAACCTTATTTGCCCCTGATCAGCGCAGATGAGCCGGATGAACTAAGCGTCGCTACTCAAACATTCTGGCGGTGTCCTGGCGTTCGCGACGCTGCATCGCGGCCTCCTCTGCGGCGTGAAGGCTCGCTTGTGCAGTGGCCATCGTCAGCAGACTCGTGGCCTGGACATTTTGGATAATCGCATCATGAATCTGCTTGAGGACCAGACCGTTGGTGACGGTGGCCTGCACAATATTTCCCGAGCGGGAAAGCTGACCAAGCGTGTTGTCGTTGGCCTTAAGGCGCTTGTCCATTACGCCCAGAGTGTCGGCCGCAAGAGCTGCGGCATTGATGGCACCAGCGATTTGTCCCTGCAACAGTTTCGCTTCTGAATCCGTGCCGTCGACTTTCCGGTTTGGGTTGTCCGCAATTGCACGCGCTTTAATCGAAGTTGGCGCCTGACCCTCAAACATCTGCCTCTCAAGCTGATTGCCCGACGGGTAGTGATTTCCTTGGTTCAGTGAACTTAGCAGCCCCGTGACACCGAATGACGACCTTAGTATCTCCACCATTTCCATCGTCGTAGCGACCGTCTGGGCTGACTTTATCAGGATCTGCGCAGTGGAAACCGCTGTTAAGCCCGCTTGTGTTACTACCGCCGGGTCGATGACGACAAATTGCGCCCGGGCCTGTCCGCTAAGCAGAAAGGAAGCGGCAAGCGTCGTTGCTGCAAGCGTGGGAAATCTCATGAATATTCCTCCGTCAGTCTTGAATTTCGTGGTAACGAGTCATGAACTTGTCGAGCCACCCGGTTGGGGCATCTCCGTGCTGGTCACGAAGCTGGTCGACAAAGCGCACGGTGTTGGCCCGCCCCGAGAGTACGGCTACATACTCGCGCATCTGGCCAAGATCGAATTCGCAAACAACACTCCCGCTCTCGCGCTTGAGCAAAAACTTGCGGCTGCCAATTGCCATTCCCTGGCGGATTGCCTCGAACTCCTGCGTGGTGCACTTCAAGCCATCGACATACGCGGCCCGGTCGGCCGTCGGTGATGGGTAGAAGATCTTGGTCATGCATTGTGCAACGAGACTGGCCCCAAGGGGCGATTCAAGCACGTGTTCGGGCTGCTGCGTTGCGAGTATCAACATGCCGTTGTTCTTGCGGACGGTGAGCAGGAACTTGTCGATAACAGCCGAGAACTGCGGGTTGAGCAGATAGAAGCGAAATTCGTCGCAGCTCATGACGAACCGACGGCCATCGACAACAGCGCCCACGCGGTGCAGAAGATATGCGGCGGCCGGCGCACAGACCTCCTCAAATTCCAGGAGCTGCGTCATGTCGAAGCCGGTAATGGAGGCATCCAGCCTGACTTCGTCCTCATCGCCGTCAAAGGCCCATCCAAGCGCATTCCCTCTACACCACCGCTGCAGCCGTGCTCCCGCGCCCTCCGAGGGGCTGTGCAGCAGGAATTCGCGCAGGCCCGCAAGTGAGCGCATGGCGGGTTCGAACGAAAGTTGACGAAGAATGCCACGTTCCAGTCGACGGCTTTCCTCCGACGAGATCGGACCACGGCCGTCACTCTCGATGAGGGCCATCAGCCATTCGCGCAGAAAATCCAACGAGGCGGAGGTGTTGTCCAGTCCGCGCAGAGGGGCCAAGCCGCTCGGAGCGCCTCTGCGCAACGCAAGGTATGTCCCTCCCGTGGCTCGCACCAGCAGTTCACCACCCCGGTCTTTATCGAAAAAGACGATTGCACCATTGCGATCGACCACGCTTTGCTCAAGCATCGCGAGGATAAAGGTCATCAGCGTCGTCTTGCCTTTGCCGACGGGTCCGAATATCGCCGTCATGCCGACGTCATTCTCATGGGGGATGTAGTCGAAAGACGTTCCACCGTTTGTGCGAAAGCGCGCAACAGCTTTGCCCCAGTGGCCGGAGCTGGAACCGCTGGGGAAGTTCTCAAATGAGACAAGCCCGGCAAAATTGTACGAGGTGATCGCCCCGGGGCGCGTGCGCCACCTGTTGTTCCCCGGGAGTTGGGACCAGTACGCGGCCTCCATGCCGATACCCTCTTGGACGATAACGGCGCCTGTGTCGGCCAGCCTTGCGCGCGCATTTGCTGCGCGATCGGCGAGGCTATTGAGGCTGTCGCCATAGACGCACAGGCTCAGATGATGCGAACCCATGACGAACTCGTTGCTTGCCAGTGCGTCCTCTGCCTCGGCAAGTTCATTGATCTGGGTGAGAGCCTTGTCGCCGGCGCTCGTCATCTGGCTGGATTTAAGGCTAAGCTTCGCATGAGCTTGTGGCCGAGTGAGGAAGGAAAAGCTCTGGCTCAGGACAAGCGGGAAGTTGGCGGACAGTAAGGGATTTAGCATGCCTGGCCGCGTCGTCGCCGGATATTCACGGAACGAAAACAATGATCCCACGGAGCTATCCCCGGGTCTTCGAATCTCAAGCGCCCGCTTCCCGCAGATGACCCTATCAGTGTAGATCGAGGCGCCAAGCGAGCCGGTAACCATCGGAACCGGAAGAAACCGGCAAGTCATTATCAGCCGAAGCGCCTCACCAATTTCCGTGAAAAGCACGTTGCCTTTCTCGCGAATACCCAACCGGCGCAGACCGTAACCGCCGAGTGAGCCAGCAATGATCTGCCAGAGGTCCTCCAGGCTTCGTATTTGTGTGGCCAGATCGTTGTCATTCCGTCTGTGGGATTTGGCAATGCGCCAGCCGATCTTACCGATTGCGGTGCGGGGGGACACGACGATAGTGAGGAAGTGATCGTTGCGAAAGAGCTTGCCCGACAGCACATGGCGCTCATAGGCCTCGCTCAGACTGCCAGCAAATGCACTTTGAAACTGGCGCGATGCCGGCTCCGGCACATCGTTGTTTCGCACAAGATGAGCGTATAGCGTGACATTGTCATCAGCGATGTTGCGCAAGAGAGTGTTGAACGCGCGGCAGCGCGAATTGCGCATCTCTGCGTCTTCCAAATCAAAGGGCAGGCCGTTCACGTGTGCCATGGCCATGATCGATCCGTCTTCCAGCAGGACAACCTGATCGCTGAGATGACCGACATACGGAAGATAGATCTCGCCAGATCTCTCGGTCCGGCCACTGGCGCCAAACATTACACCATTCCTCTTCCGCGTTTCGGCACTCTGATCGGATTGGCGCTGACGCTCGCGCCACCCCAGACCGGCCCGTCCACGCTTCTGCCGGCCGTCTGCAAATAGAGGAGCGCGACGCTTGCGGCGTTATAGTCACGCTCAACCACCAGCCGTGCCCCGAACCAGAGTGGCACGAGCACGATTTCATAAAGTGGGTTTTGAAGGACAATGATGACGAGCCCAGCCAACATCATCAGCAATCCGGCCAGCGTGAGCGGCACCCCCAGAAACAGTGCGGGACGTGTCGCCGCCACATAGAGGGTGCTCACTTCCAACCGGTCGCTCATCAGCCACCGCCTATGAGCGCCTTGCCCAGGAAGCTGGCGCCGAACATGATGACGATCCCTCCAACGACACCCGCAACCAAGCCAAGTGAAGCACGACCGAACATCCAAGAGATGCCGATGGCCACGAGTCCGAGCACGGCCAGTGATTGTCCGAAGGGGCCGAGTATGAAGGTGCAGATATTCTGGACCATCTTGGCGGGATCCGTCCCTCCGGTCACCTGAGCCGAGGCTGGCCCGATGGAGAAGACCGTCCACGCGGCGCCTGCAGCAGCGGCCGGTACATATTCAGCCGCCGTGCGCAGCATGGAAAAAGGCGAAGAAACACGCGTTTTAAGCGCACGAAGTATTTTGAGTGGCGTCATCATTGTATCTCCATGGTTCAATCGAATACGAGTTTGTTCGGGTTCGAGGGTTCCCGCTCTTCCGCAGCCTGGCTGCCTGTCGGACCGGAGGGATCGGCCCCGGAGCGGTTTGACTCATACGAGCCCCAGATGTCCCAAGAATTTTGGTTGGGCTGCTTTCCATTGGCCTGTTGGCTCTGTTGGAGCAGAGGCGGCACGGCTTTCCGACCGGGTGCCTCAAGGTGTTGCGCATCTTGAGCGGTCGGCTCCAGGGTTGGCGCGGGGTGACTCGAGATGTCCTTTGCGGCCGACTCGACCTTGCGTACATAACCGTTGGTGAAGCCACGCGTGACGTCGCCCGTGTTGTAGGCCGAGATGGCACGGCGAAGCGCCAGTTGCTGCGCCGGAGCAGTCGTGCCGCCGGCATACCGGCTTTCAAGCAAGTGGGCGGCGGCCGATAGCGAGGCGCAGGGCTCGAAAGCCTTTTCCGGCGTGAGATTGAGGAAGGAAAAGTTCTTGCTGTTTATCTGCATCAATCCGACATCGACAGAATGTTGTGCTTCGAGGCGGTTCTTGATGCCCCGCGTCGCTTCCAGGCGGTCTATCCAGCGAAGCTGCTCACCTGTGGTGTTGTCATGAGCCACCAGCGTTTCAAAGCCACTTTCAATTTTGGCAATCGCGGCGAGGGTGGACGGCGCAACCCAGGGAGCGCATTTGCGCGACAGGCGGTGGAATTCACGGGGCGAAAGTGGCGCGGGCTCGGCTGGGAATGACATGGATGTCAACAGGGCGACGGCCAGCGGCCAAGCTGCAATAAACATTCCTATCCCCTACCTTTACAAGCGTCCGGACCGGTTCTGGCCCTGTCCGGCACGCGCTTATCGGGCAGGTTTGTTACTGCGTGATGTTCAAGTTCAGCTTTTCGGTTTCAACTGAAGCAAAGAGCTTCGTTCGTGTCCGCGTGCGTGGGCATCTTGCGCATGCGCGGGTTGCGCGGGCGCGATCAGCCGGCACATCTCGACCATCGTGGTGGATCATTCCTGCGCGGGATTGCCCGTCCCGGCCGTCGGTTGCTCCTGCAGCGTCAACCGCGACTTGGCATCATGGGCGGTAATGGAATCTTGTGTCAGCGCCACAAAATGGGGAGCTTGGCGGGTTCATCGCAGGCTGCGGAAGCTTGGGTCTATCGAACGCGAGAACCGACTAAGGGGCGGAGCTGCCCAATGTTGCGGCATGCTGCCGTTGTTGCAAGAGACAGCCAGCGCCCTGAATACTCGGGCATTGGTTGAAACCGCGAGTTCGTCCGCGAAGCTCGTCGGAGGCGCAAATACGCGGGGACGAGGGTCAACTGGGAAGACCTGGCGGCGCAGCCCACCCTGGTGCGAGGCTGGTTCAGCTGTTCGGCCGCCCGCGAACTGGTGGGTCACGCACAGTCCCATCGGCAGAAACCGCAGGCGGATTGCCGCAGTCCGACAGCGCTCTCGACAAGTACAGTGACAGGCTCAAAAGGAAAGGTATTGCATTCAACCGAGAAATGTTAGCTCGCAAGGTAACCGCAACCGGACCTGCCGATCGCCCGGAACAGGATTGGCGCCGCCGGCCACCTCCCAATGACCTGCCTTGGGCAGGAGACATACCGTTGGCACAAGGTCACTATAGC
It encodes:
- the virB2 gene encoding pilin major subunit VirB2; protein product: MLRTAAEYVPAAAAGAAWTVFSIGPASAQVTGGTDPAKMVQNICTFILGPFGQSLAVLGLVAIGISWMFGRASLGLVAGVVGGIVIMFGASFLGKALIGGG
- a CDS encoding type IV secretion system lipoprotein VirB7, with the protein product MKYYLLLSILALAACKTTDKLATCTGSPFQLNVGQWETSPEDLEVECAKEPK
- a CDS encoding type IV secretion system protein, with the translated sequence MVFRIPAPFTAIHVIFHEAFTLGLHKVIGNVQEAVSAPLVACVTLWIIIQGFLVMRGQVDARGGISRVVTVSIVVALILGQANYQLYIESVFDDTIPKLAHQISGSHLPFIGIPQKLDVMFAASQSAFQRIASEIGPMNQQDILAFQGAQWILYGALWTAFEIYDAVGILTKVLLAIGPLVLVGYLFDHTRDMATRWIGQLLSYGLLLVLLNIVATIVIAAESVALGVMLAVIKYKGTTAAKIIGLYELDMLFLAGDALIVALPTIASSIAGGSWAGANQSLSSLNRRIAKTAGG
- the virB10 gene encoding type IV secretion system protein VirB10, which produces MNETGPQSGHDVNASASLVSEPARRHVSGSQKLAVAGLVLISSLSLIWLGSRPSTQDEPSQPNPPISPNAEPFRPVPIELAPEPPAPAKAAQAADPAPSTPQPAAAEPPPEESPIFAYSSSSQKPDVAQRSEDDHKDAPATADEISIGGDLSGRLKPDIQEPSRATLLPHPDLVITQGTIIPCLLQTAVDTNLPGYVKCVLPKDVRGATNNVVLLDRGTTVIGEIQHGLEQGDARVFVLWTRIETPDHALVSIASPGADELGRSGVPGTVDNHFRERFGGAMLMSVLQGAFQAAGQYAASSGGGSGINSFQSNGGQAVETTLRATVNIPPTLKKNQGDAVSIFVARDLDFSDVYGLTATVVAPAPQHRQRRRDNNAIGG
- the virB11 gene encoding P-type DNA transfer ATPase VirB11, with translation MRSEADPQLRLLLDPVLKWLEEPRTEEVAINRPGEAFVRQAGVFTKHPLPLGYNDLEDIAILAGALRKQDVGPQSPLCATELPNGERLQICLPPAVPSGTVSLTIRRPSSRVTELKEVSSRYEYSRWNQWRSRKQRQERQDQTILQQYDDGDLEKFLQACVSGRLTMLLCGPTGSGKTTMSKTLINAIPPQERLISIEDTLELVIPHENHVRLLYPKDRAGVGAVTAEQLLQASLRMRPDRILLGEMRDDAAWAYLSEVVSGHAGSISTIHGADPVQGFKKLFSLVKSSPQGAAVEDRTLLDMLSAAVDVIVPFHTQGDLYEVGEVWLAADARRRGETVADLLNKH
- a CDS encoding TrbG/VirB9 family P-type conjugative transfer protein, with the protein product MTKRAFLALACSLLLTLEASAEDTPLAGKHDARMRYLAYRPDEVVRLSTAVGATLVVTFAANETVAAVAVSNSKDLAALPRANYLFFKASRILPPQPVVVLADSESGTRRYVFSISTRAMPKLDEQQPDLYYSVQFTYPGDEAAALRQAAEKRSILGQARAKVLQEQRVQDLLNRPGTTASSDERNFHYVAKGDRSLAPLQVFDNGFTTVFGFASNSRIPSLYIINPDGKEAAANFTVKGDFVEVAAVAREWRLRDGNTVLSIFNRAYDPVGQAPGTGTVRPDVWRVLKGSGR
- a CDS encoding type IV secretion system protein VirB3; protein product: MSDRLEVSTLYVAATRPALFLGVPLTLAGLLMMLAGLVIIVLQNPLYEIVLVPLWFGARLVVERDYNAASVALLYLQTAGRSVDGPVWGGASVSANPIRVPKRGRGMV
- a CDS encoding VirB4 family type IV secretion/conjugal transfer ATPase codes for the protein MFGASGRTERSGEIYLPYVGHLSDQVVLLEDGSIMAMAHVNGLPFDLEDAEMRNSRCRAFNTLLRNIADDNVTLYAHLVRNNDVPEPASRQFQSAFAGSLSEAYERHVLSGKLFRNDHFLTIVVSPRTAIGKIGWRIAKSHRRNDNDLATQIRSLEDLWQIIAGSLGGYGLRRLGIREKGNVLFTEIGEALRLIMTCRFLPVPMVTGSLGASIYTDRVICGKRALEIRRPGDSSVGSLFSFREYPATTRPGMLNPLLSANFPLVLSQSFSFLTRPQAHAKLSLKSSQMTSAGDKALTQINELAEAEDALASNEFVMGSHHLSLCVYGDSLNSLADRAANARARLADTGAVIVQEGIGMEAAYWSQLPGNNRWRTRPGAITSYNFAGLVSFENFPSGSSSGHWGKAVARFRTNGGTSFDYIPHENDVGMTAIFGPVGKGKTTLMTFILAMLEQSVVDRNGAIVFFDKDRGGELLVRATGGTYLALRRGAPSGLAPLRGLDNTSASLDFLREWLMALIESDGRGPISSEESRRLERGILRQLSFEPAMRSLAGLREFLLHSPSEGAGARLQRWCRGNALGWAFDGDEDEVRLDASITGFDMTQLLEFEEVCAPAAAYLLHRVGAVVDGRRFVMSCDEFRFYLLNPQFSAVIDKFLLTVRKNNGMLILATQQPEHVLESPLGASLVAQCMTKIFYPSPTADRAAYVDGLKCTTQEFEAIRQGMAIGSRKFLLKRESGSVVCEFDLGQMREYVAVLSGRANTVRFVDQLRDQHGDAPTGWLDKFMTRYHEIQD
- a CDS encoding type IV secretion system protein VirB8, which produces MKFPEHALLVERETLAAHYKKVEAFQTSRAKSARRLSKALIAFAAAAVLGNVAQAFTIAAMVPLAKLVPVFLWVRPDGTVDSEVSVSRLPATQERAVINASLWEYVRLRESYTADSAQYGYDLVSSFSAPAVRQQYQEFFNYPNPTSPQVTVGKLGKLEVGHISSNDISPDVQQIRYKRTLSIDGQMPLVTTWTATIRYERLTDLPAQSRLTNPGGLLVTSYQTSEDSVSNLGDVQP
- a CDS encoding type IV secretion system lytic transglycosylase VirB1, encoding MFIAAWPLAVALLTSMSFPAEPAPLSPREFHRLSRKCAPWVAPSTLAAIAKIESGFETLVAHDNTTGEQLRWIDRLEATRGIKNRLEAQHSVDVGLMQINSKNFSFLNLTPEKAFEPCASLSAAAHLLESRYAGGTTAPAQQLALRRAISAYNTGDVTRGFTNGYVRKVESAAKDISSHPAPTLEPTAQDAQHLEAPGRKAVPPLLQQSQQANGKQPNQNSWDIWGSYESNRSGADPSGPTGSQAAEEREPSNPNKLVFD